In the Acidobacteriota bacterium genome, one interval contains:
- a CDS encoding aminotransferase class I/II-fold pyridoxal phosphate-dependent enzyme, whose protein sequence is MSLSRRSFIRSASASGLGAVAVSILAARGREALAATPEEHPAPAPSASKASLIRIDSNENPYGPAPAALDAMRAAFGEANRYPDEPADLLREAIAMRHGVAVENVLIGCGSTEILKACAAAFTSGERGLVTAAPSFESLARFSDARGAKVVAVPVTGTLQLDLDAMAPAASGAGLVYVCNPNNPTAAIRSAREVAEFIARVGKESPETTILVDEAYFDFVADPGYGTAVPIAMESPRVVVARTFSKIFGLAGMRVGYAVAKAGTIAAMRKHVLFDSVNGLGAAAAITSLKLQGHIEAQAKLNADARDLTRLFFEGAGFKVFPSHANFMMVDVKRDSRAFREACRAHGVAVGRPFPPLTTFARISIGTADEMRRACDVFKSVLA, encoded by the coding sequence ATGAGCCTGTCGCGACGATCTTTCATCCGGAGCGCCTCGGCCTCGGGGCTCGGCGCCGTGGCGGTCTCGATCCTCGCGGCGCGAGGGCGCGAGGCGCTCGCGGCGACGCCCGAGGAGCATCCCGCGCCGGCCCCCTCCGCCTCGAAGGCCTCGCTCATCCGCATCGACAGCAACGAGAACCCTTACGGCCCCGCCCCCGCGGCGCTCGACGCCATGCGCGCGGCCTTCGGGGAGGCGAACCGCTACCCCGACGAGCCCGCGGACCTCCTGAGGGAGGCGATCGCGATGAGGCACGGCGTCGCGGTCGAAAACGTGCTCATCGGCTGCGGATCCACCGAGATCCTGAAGGCCTGCGCGGCCGCGTTCACGTCGGGAGAGCGCGGCCTCGTGACCGCCGCGCCGTCGTTCGAGTCGCTCGCGCGCTTCTCGGACGCGCGCGGGGCGAAGGTCGTCGCGGTGCCGGTGACGGGGACGCTCCAGCTCGACCTCGACGCCATGGCGCCTGCGGCGTCCGGCGCCGGCCTCGTCTACGTCTGCAACCCGAACAACCCGACCGCGGCGATCCGCTCCGCCCGGGAGGTTGCCGAGTTCATCGCGAGGGTGGGGAAAGAGTCGCCCGAGACGACGATCCTCGTGGACGAGGCGTACTTCGATTTCGTCGCCGATCCCGGGTACGGCACCGCGGTGCCGATCGCGATGGAGAGCCCGCGCGTCGTCGTGGCGCGCACCTTCTCGAAGATCTTCGGCCTGGCGGGAATGAGGGTCGGCTACGCCGTCGCGAAGGCCGGGACGATTGCCGCGATGCGTAAGCACGTCCTCTTCGACTCGGTGAACGGTCTGGGCGCGGCGGCGGCGATCACGTCGCTGAAGCTCCAGGGGCACATCGAGGCGCAGGCGAAGCTCAACGCCGACGCGCGCGATTTGACCCGGCTGTTCTTCGAGGGGGCGGGGTTCAAGGTTTTCCCCTCGCACGCCAACTTCATGATGGTGGACGTGAAGCGCGACTCACGCGCCTTCCGAGAGGCGTGCCGCGCGCACGGCGTGGCGGTGGGGCGACCCTTCCCGCCGCTGACGACCTTCGCCCGCATCTCGATCGGAACCGCCGACGAGATGCGCCGCGCGTGTGACGTCTTCAAGTCGGTCCTGGCTTAG
- a CDS encoding DEAD/DEAH box helicase, which translates to MIALRTVERFLSGAKGQALREGTRYAREARVGDLVGSESSISTVVRGGTGDFEVALWSEAGRLVHRCSCPSWRNPCKHQVAAALALHRSLIETDVSRSRRQSDGGRRAPLKVVPARPTASSAGHLDPDAPRRRALEERVTAARREKLELEFETPPFVRVGSASGFTYLVHMRGGAEGPHSCECPDFEANRLHTCKHVESVRRFLSRPPARAPRGHRLAAGRSRVYLHFGEVIEPRLFGVEKGARSIATPLPREVREAFDEAGHSLRPLARDPEDLLRWLSGFGEHVEADALDWLRLRVGRRPILPSGDFARLLPQLELNPYPYQWTGAKFLATTGRALLADEMGLGKTVQAILAAAALRKAAKPVLHVTIVCPASLRGGWQDEVRKWLKEDSVPLEGPAASRAGTIASRPSWLVTHYEQVWRDLPHHQAHPPDLLIIDEAQRAKGLRTRTARVLKAIGARHVFALTGTPLENRIEDAYAIAQLIDQRLLPPLWQIDRDHFVRDDEGHRVLLYRKLDVLRARLAPAFLRRRKEDVSLELPERIRSLVFVPMHPAVEATYEEVMAQVAKIAHKKPLLPPDLERMQRLLTIARRCCDGPHMLKSPGKGGGPAPKLAELEALLQDLCLGEKRKTVVFSEWTDMTARVEESCGKLRLPAFHLHGGVAVGRRPALIRAFSNHSGPAAFISTDAGGVGLNLQAADAVINLDLPWNPSRLEQRIARVHRIGSKRAVQVVVLVTKNSIEERMLHLHETKKNILENVWSRDGAETIAAPGGSGAFREMVDGLLSKREPSPIARTVARAERPRPSSPPPELNGDGWTRPAPGRVVDPAALARAIASVAPTLAEEHRRSLATVFRALAEALEVDGG; encoded by the coding sequence ATGATCGCTCTGCGAACCGTCGAACGATTCCTGTCCGGCGCGAAAGGACAGGCCCTCCGCGAGGGAACCCGTTACGCGCGGGAGGCTCGTGTCGGCGACCTCGTCGGCTCGGAATCGAGCATCTCGACGGTCGTCCGAGGTGGGACGGGAGACTTCGAGGTCGCTCTCTGGTCCGAAGCCGGCCGCCTCGTTCATCGGTGCAGTTGCCCGTCATGGCGCAACCCCTGTAAACACCAGGTGGCCGCGGCGCTGGCCCTTCATCGATCCCTGATCGAAACCGACGTGTCCCGATCGCGGCGCCAGAGCGACGGCGGCAGGCGGGCGCCCTTGAAGGTCGTTCCGGCGCGGCCCACCGCATCGAGCGCCGGTCACCTCGATCCCGACGCACCTCGCCGCCGCGCCCTCGAGGAGAGGGTCACCGCAGCCCGCCGCGAGAAGCTCGAGCTGGAATTCGAAACGCCCCCGTTCGTCCGCGTCGGAAGCGCCTCCGGGTTCACCTACCTGGTGCACATGCGGGGCGGCGCCGAAGGCCCCCACTCGTGCGAGTGCCCCGACTTCGAGGCGAACCGGCTCCACACGTGCAAGCACGTGGAGAGCGTGAGGCGGTTTCTTTCTAGACCTCCGGCGCGTGCCCCCCGAGGGCATCGCCTAGCCGCCGGCCGTTCGCGGGTCTACCTCCACTTCGGTGAGGTGATCGAGCCGCGCCTGTTCGGCGTCGAGAAGGGCGCCCGATCGATCGCGACGCCGCTGCCGCGGGAGGTGCGGGAAGCGTTCGACGAGGCCGGGCACTCCCTCCGGCCGCTGGCCCGCGATCCGGAGGATCTCCTTCGCTGGCTCTCGGGATTCGGGGAACACGTAGAGGCCGACGCACTCGATTGGCTCAGGCTCCGGGTCGGCCGGAGGCCGATCCTTCCGAGCGGCGATTTCGCCAGACTTCTTCCTCAACTCGAGTTGAACCCGTATCCCTACCAGTGGACTGGGGCGAAGTTCTTGGCGACGACGGGACGGGCGCTCCTCGCCGACGAGATGGGGCTCGGGAAGACCGTCCAGGCGATTCTCGCGGCCGCGGCGCTCCGCAAGGCGGCGAAGCCGGTTCTCCACGTGACGATCGTCTGTCCCGCGAGCCTGCGGGGCGGGTGGCAGGACGAAGTCCGCAAATGGCTGAAGGAGGACTCCGTCCCACTTGAGGGGCCGGCGGCTTCGCGTGCCGGGACGATCGCCTCTCGACCTTCGTGGCTCGTCACTCACTACGAGCAGGTGTGGCGTGACCTCCCGCACCACCAGGCCCATCCCCCCGACCTCCTGATCATCGACGAGGCGCAGCGGGCCAAGGGCCTCAGGACGCGGACCGCCCGCGTTCTCAAGGCGATTGGCGCGCGACACGTCTTCGCGCTCACCGGAACCCCCCTCGAAAACCGCATCGAGGACGCCTACGCCATCGCGCAGCTCATCGATCAGCGCCTGCTCCCCCCTCTGTGGCAAATCGATCGCGATCACTTCGTGCGCGACGACGAGGGCCACCGCGTCCTGCTTTACCGCAAGCTCGACGTCCTCCGCGCGCGCCTCGCGCCGGCGTTTCTCCGACGCCGGAAGGAGGACGTTTCGCTCGAGCTGCCCGAGAGAATTCGCTCACTTGTCTTCGTCCCGATGCACCCCGCCGTGGAGGCGACGTACGAGGAGGTGATGGCGCAGGTCGCGAAGATCGCGCACAAGAAGCCCCTACTGCCCCCAGATCTGGAGCGCATGCAGCGACTGCTCACGATCGCGCGTCGCTGCTGCGACGGTCCGCACATGCTGAAGTCCCCCGGAAAGGGCGGCGGGCCCGCGCCGAAGCTCGCCGAGCTCGAGGCACTCCTCCAGGACCTGTGCCTCGGCGAGAAGAGGAAAACAGTCGTCTTCTCGGAGTGGACGGACATGACCGCGCGGGTCGAGGAATCTTGCGGAAAGCTGCGGCTCCCCGCGTTTCACCTGCACGGCGGCGTCGCCGTGGGACGGCGCCCGGCGCTCATTCGCGCTTTCTCCAATCACAGCGGGCCCGCGGCTTTCATCAGCACCGATGCCGGGGGCGTGGGGCTGAACCTCCAGGCGGCCGATGCGGTGATCAATCTCGACCTTCCGTGGAACCCGTCGCGCCTCGAGCAGCGGATCGCCAGGGTGCATCGGATTGGCTCCAAGCGCGCCGTCCAGGTCGTGGTCCTCGTCACGAAGAACTCCATCGAAGAACGGATGCTCCACCTGCACGAGACCAAGAAGAATATTCTCGAGAACGTCTGGTCGCGAGACGGAGCCGAGACGATTGCGGCGCCCGGCGGAAGCGGCGCTTTCCGCGAGATGGTCGACGGGCTTCTGTCGAAGCGCGAGCCCTCGCCGATCGCGCGGACGGTTGCGCGGGCCGAACGGCCCCGCCCCTCGAGTCCGCCCCCCGAATTGAATGGCGACGGATGGACGCGGCCTGCCCCCGGCCGGGTGGTGGATCCAGCCGCGCTCGCGAGGGCGATCGCCTCGGTCGCCCCGACGCTGGCCGAAGAGCACAGACGGTCACTCGCGACGGTGTTCCGCGCACTGGCCGAAGCGTTGGAAGTCGACGGAGGGTGA